One Hippoglossus stenolepis isolate QCI-W04-F060 chromosome 22, HSTE1.2, whole genome shotgun sequence DNA segment encodes these proteins:
- the LOC118101567 gene encoding arg8-vasotocin receptor encodes MLFPADSSCNITAGNCTGGFDLTEPLDTGAPGAAGNATDPFGRNEEVAKIEITVLILSFIAAVVGNLSVLLAMQRTRRKPSRMHLFMKHLSLADLVVAFFQVLPQLCWEITYRFYGPDFLCRIVKHLQVLGMFASTYMMVMMTLDRYIAICHPLQTLQKPTQRAYLMIGSTWAVSLVLSSPQYFVFSLSEVRPGSAVYDCWGHFIQPWGARAYITWFTAGIFLVPVLVLVLCYGFICRAIWQNLKYKTRRKSVGAVAESTKNGILGRSSVSSVSTISRAKLRTVKMTFVIVVAYVVCWAPFFTVQMWSVWDETFSWDDSENTIVTLSALLASLNSCCNPWIYMIFSGHLLSDFAGSLPCCRRLRNKFSHQDSDSSSRRTTLLSRLQGPRLSEPFRDLNPNPGKHCQQVPSTS; translated from the exons ATGCTCTTCCCCGCGGACAGCTCCTGCAACATCACGGCCGGAAACTGCACCGGAGGCTTCGACTTAACGGAGCCGCTGGACACCGGGGCCCCCGGGGCTGCCGGGAACGCCACGGACCCGTTTGGACGGAACGAGGAGGTGGCCAAGATCGAGATCACCGTCCTGATCCTGTCGTTCATCGCCGCGGTGGTGGGGAACCTGAGCGTCCTGCTGGCCATGCAGCGGACCCGGAGGAAGCCGTCGCGCATGCACCTGTTCATGAAGCACCTGAGCCTGGCGGACCTGGTGGTCGCCTTCTTCCAGGTGCTGCCGCAGCTCTGCTGGGAGATCACCTACCGCTTCTACGGCCCCGACTTCCTGTGCCGCATCGTGAAGCACCTGCAGGTTCTGGGCATGTTCGCCTCCACCTacatgatggtgatgatgaccCTGGACCGCTACATCGCGATCTGCCACCCGCTGCAGACGCTCCAGAAGCCCACGCAGCGCGCCTACCTGATGATCGGCTCCACCTGGGCCGTCAGCCTGGTGCTCAGCAGCCCGCAGTACTTCGTGTTCTCCCTGAGCGAGGTGCGCCCCGGCTCGGCCGTGTACGACTGCTGGGGTCACTTCATACAGCCGTGGGGCGCGCGCGCCTACATCACCTGGTTCACCGCCGGGATCTTCCTCGTGCCGGTGCTCGTGCTCGTGCTCTGCTACGGGTTCATCTGCCGCGCGATCTGGCAGAACCTGAAGTACAAGACCCGGAGGAAGAGCGTGGGTGCGGTGGCGGAGTCCACGAAGAACGGGATCCTGGGCCGGAGCTCCGTCAGCAGCGTCAGCACCATCTCCCGGGCCAAATTACGCACGGTGAAGATGACGTTCGTGATCGTGGTGGCGTACGTGGTGTGTTGGGCGCCGTTCTTCACCGTGCAGATGTGGTCCGTGTGGGATGAGACCTTCTCCTGGGACG actCTGAGAACACCATCGTGACGCTGTCCGCTCTGCTGGCCAGCCTCAACAGCTGCTGCAACCCCTGGATCTACATGATCTTCAGCGGACACCTCCTCTCGGACTTCGCCGGCAGCCTGCCGTGCTGCCGCCGGCTCAGGAACAAGTTCAGCCACCAGGACTCGGACAGCAGCAGCCGCCGGACCACGCTGCTGTCCCGCCTGCAGGGCCCGCGCCTCTCAGAGCCGTTCAGAGACTTAAATCCCAACCCTGGAAAACACTGTCAACAGGTCCCGTCCACATCCTGA